A genomic window from Nocardioides sp. BP30 includes:
- a CDS encoding LpqB family beta-propeller domain-containing protein: MSRRRRSTLIVLVSAVVLLLTGCASMPTSGPVVKIAHLTTPAPDSGFAITPRGPQKGASPTEIVQGFLDAMQATPVQTTTARQFLSSAFADAWDPQRETVTYSDLTPPHGSQVVTVDLSDANHLDAQGGWQGTAGMADSQLHFAMVQEKGEWRISSAPNALIVPQSWFDARFTQVSLYFFDPSGRILVPEPVFVPRGQQLATTLVRALVAGPSDALAGVARTFLPTGVSAGLSVPVDGNGVASVDLKGDPGQLSDHAVHLMSAQLAWTLRQDDSIEAIRLSIGDRPVDQTGGGVIPVDTGAQYDPAGYDSSARLYGIVGGAAVEAASDKVAPLPGALGTGKPALRTVAVSLDTAQAAGVTSDGRALRSSLLEGGAAAKVRLTGTDLLRPAWDFAGRLWDVDRTAQGAVVHVSDGDRMRRIVVPGVTGQNVRRFLVSRDGSRLIALVRHGDGDEVVVSRIRSSDQGKVLGASGTQVISDLGDGARIRDIGWHSPTTVVTLQQLSGTALIRTLSVDGAVSGFPAVTLTVGDRLRNLAASPVAGENLYGVSASSLVDLSGDTGTTALAGPVTALGYAG; encoded by the coding sequence ATGAGCCGGCGACGCCGTTCGACGTTGATCGTGCTGGTCAGCGCGGTGGTCCTGCTCCTGACCGGCTGTGCCTCGATGCCCACGTCGGGGCCGGTCGTCAAGATCGCGCACCTGACCACGCCCGCGCCCGACAGCGGGTTCGCCATCACGCCGCGAGGTCCGCAGAAGGGTGCCTCGCCGACCGAGATCGTGCAGGGCTTCCTCGACGCCATGCAGGCGACGCCGGTGCAGACGACGACCGCCCGCCAGTTCCTGTCCTCGGCGTTCGCCGACGCCTGGGATCCTCAGCGCGAGACGGTCACCTACAGCGACCTGACGCCGCCGCACGGCTCCCAGGTGGTCACGGTGGACCTGAGCGACGCCAACCACCTCGATGCCCAGGGCGGCTGGCAGGGGACGGCCGGCATGGCCGACTCGCAGCTGCACTTCGCGATGGTCCAGGAGAAGGGGGAGTGGCGGATCTCCTCGGCGCCCAACGCGCTGATCGTGCCGCAGTCGTGGTTCGACGCCCGTTTCACCCAGGTCTCGCTCTACTTCTTCGACCCCAGCGGGCGGATCCTGGTGCCCGAGCCGGTCTTCGTTCCTCGCGGTCAGCAGCTCGCCACCACGCTGGTGCGCGCGCTCGTCGCGGGCCCGAGCGACGCGCTCGCCGGGGTGGCGCGGACCTTCCTTCCCACCGGCGTCAGCGCCGGGCTGTCCGTCCCCGTCGACGGCAACGGGGTCGCCAGCGTCGATCTCAAGGGGGATCCGGGCCAGCTGAGCGACCATGCGGTGCACCTGATGAGTGCGCAGCTGGCCTGGACCCTGCGGCAGGACGACTCCATCGAGGCGATCAGGCTCTCCATCGGCGACCGGCCGGTGGATCAGACCGGCGGTGGCGTGATCCCCGTCGACACCGGTGCGCAGTACGACCCGGCCGGCTACGACAGCAGCGCCCGGCTCTACGGCATCGTCGGGGGCGCCGCCGTCGAGGCCGCGTCCGACAAGGTCGCCCCGTTGCCGGGGGCGCTCGGCACCGGCAAGCCCGCGTTGCGGACGGTGGCGGTCTCGCTGGACACGGCGCAGGCCGCCGGGGTGACCAGCGACGGGCGCGCGCTGCGCAGCAGCCTGCTGGAGGGTGGCGCCGCCGCGAAGGTCAGGCTGACCGGCACCGACCTGCTGCGGCCGGCCTGGGATTTCGCGGGTCGGCTGTGGGACGTGGACCGGACCGCCCAGGGAGCGGTCGTGCACGTCAGCGACGGCGACCGGATGCGGCGCATCGTCGTGCCGGGCGTGACAGGACAGAACGTGCGCCGGTTCCTGGTCTCTCGTGACGGTTCCCGGTTGATCGCGCTGGTGCGGCACGGCGACGGGGACGAGGTGGTCGTCAGCCGGATCCGCAGCAGTGACCAGGGCAAGGTCCTCGGCGCCTCCGGTACGCAGGTCATCTCCGACCTCGGCGACGGCGCGCGCATCCGCGACATCGGATGGCACTCGCCGACCACCGTCGTGACGCTGCAGCAGCTCTCCGGAACCGCCCTGATCCGGACGCTCTCCGTCGACGGCGCCGTCTCCGGCTTCCCGGCTGTCACGCTGACCGTCGGCGACCGGCTGCGCAATCTGGCCGCCTCCCCGGTCGCGGGAGAGAACCTGTACGGCGTCTCCGCCTCCAGCCTGGTCGACCTGTCCGGCGACACCGGCACCACCGCCCTCGCGGGGCCGGTGACGGCTCTCGGCTACGCCGGCTGA